The window GCCGTCGCCACGGTGCTCTCCCCCAGCTTCACGATCATCGTGAGCCTGCTCGATCCGGGCGGCGGCACCTTCGCGCAGAACATCGCCAGCAAGTTCAGCGAGGCCAGTGAGCAGGGCCGCGACGCGCTCATCGCCTCCGGCCTGGTCCTGTTCGTCATCACCCTGCTGGTCAACGGCGCCGCCCGGGCGATCATCGCCCGCCGCAAGGAGTACTCGGGGGCCAACGCATGAGCACCGCGACCACCACCCGCCCCGCGCCGGGCGGCCCCGCCCCCCGGCTCAGCTCCGCGCGGCTGCCGCGCTGGACGCCCTGGGTCGTCGCCCTCGGCTCCGTCGCCGCCGGCTGCGCGGTGGGCCTCGCCGCCGGACTCAGCAGCAAGGTCCAGTGGGGCCTCATCGCCGGCCTGCTGTTCGTCGCCGCCAACTTCGCCCTGACCGCCCGCGTCGAGGGCCGCCGCCAGGCCAAGGACCGCCTCGCCACCAGCCTCGTCTGGGGCGCTTTCGTCCTCTCCCTGGTCCCGCTCCTCTCCCTGCTGTGGGTCACCGTCGAGCGGGGCCTGAAGGTCCTCGACGGCTACTTCCTCGGCCACTCGATGGGCGTGATCGGCGACGCCGAGACCGGCGGAGGCATCTACCACGCGATCATCGGCACCCTGGAGCAGGTCGGCCTCGCCACCGTGATGGCGGTCCCGATCGGCCTGCTCACCGCGGTCTACCTGGTCGAGTACGGCACCGGACGGCTCGCCAAGGCGGTCACGTTCTTCGTGGACGTCATGACCGGCATCCCCTCGATCGTCGCGGGCCTGTTCATCTTCAGCTCCTGGATCATGATCCTGGGCTTCCAGCCGTCCGGCTTCGCCGGTGCGCTCGCCCTCGCGATCCTGATGATGCCGGTGGTGGTCCGCTCCACCGAGGAGATGCTGAAGCTCGTCCCGAACGAACTGCGCGAGGCCTCGCTGGCGCTGGGCGTCCCGAAGTGGCGCACCATCCTCAAGGTGGTGCTGCCCACCTCGGTCGGCGGCATCACCACCGGCGTCATGCTCGCCGTGGCCCGCGTCGCCGGCGAGACGGCCCCGGTGCTCCTGCTGGTGTGGGGCAACCCCCTCATCAAC is drawn from Streptomyces diastaticus subsp. diastaticus and contains these coding sequences:
- the pstA gene encoding phosphate ABC transporter permease PstA gives rise to the protein MSTATTTRPAPGGPAPRLSSARLPRWTPWVVALGSVAAGCAVGLAAGLSSKVQWGLIAGLLFVAANFALTARVEGRRQAKDRLATSLVWGAFVLSLVPLLSLLWVTVERGLKVLDGYFLGHSMGVIGDAETGGGIYHAIIGTLEQVGLATVMAVPIGLLTAVYLVEYGTGRLAKAVTFFVDVMTGIPSIVAGLFIFSSWIMILGFQPSGFAGALALAILMMPVVVRSTEEMLKLVPNELREASLALGVPKWRTILKVVLPTSVGGITTGVMLAVARVAGETAPVLLLVWGNPLINMNPFEQGQSSLPLYVYQQYAAGQTASIDRAWAAALVLIAFVMVLNLAARGIARWKAPKTGR